The Cygnus atratus isolate AKBS03 ecotype Queensland, Australia chromosome 19, CAtr_DNAZoo_HiC_assembly, whole genome shotgun sequence genome includes a window with the following:
- the POLE3 gene encoding DNA polymerase epsilon subunit 3, whose translation MAERPEDLNLPNAVITRIIKEALPDGVNVSKEARSAISRAASVFVLYATSCANNFAMKGKRKTLNAGDVLSAMEEMEFQRFVGPLKESLEVYRREQKGKKEARKDKDKKTDSEEQDKGREEENDDDDERMEEEEQNEEEEVDN comes from the exons ATGGCGGAGAGACCGGAGGACCTGAACCTGCCCAACGCCGTCATCACGCGCATCATCAAGGAGGCG CTTCCTGATGGAGTGAACGTTTCCAAAGAAGCTCGGAGCGCGATATCTCGAGCAGCAAGTGTGTTCGTGCTCTATGCAACATCATG TGCAAATAACTTTGCCatgaaggggaagaggaaaaccCTGAATGCTGGTGATGTTCTCTCTGCCATGGAGGAAATGGAGTTTCAGCGATTTGTAGGCCCTCTGAAAGAATCCCTGGAAG tttacAGACgtgaacagaaaggaaagaaagaagcaagaaaagataaagacaaaaagacaGACTCAGAGGAACAAGATAAGGGCCGAGAGGAAGagaatgatgatgatgatgaaaggatggaggaagaagaacaaaacgaggaggaggaggtggacaACTGA
- the HDHD3 gene encoding haloacid dehalogenase-like hydrolase domain-containing protein 3 — MLRLRLVTWDVKDTLLRLRQPVGQSYCAEAQAHGVQVQPEAVSKAFREAYGAQSRRFPNYGQGQGLSSKRWWLDVVKQTFRLAGVHEDGVLSLMAENLYRDFCSARNWELLPGASETLSRCCQRGLRMGVVSNFDNRLEDILAQCDLRRHFEFVLTSEAAGFAKPDGRIFEKALRLGGVLPEQAAHIGDDYTRDYRAAREVGMHSFLLRTAGQGGQPEVPPGHILPTLSHLLALIEKG, encoded by the coding sequence ATGCTTCGGCTGCGCTTGGTGACGTGGGACGTGAAGGACACGCTCCTGCGGCTCCGGCAGCCCGTGGGACAGAGTTACTGCGCCGAGGCCCAGGCTCACGGCGTGCAGGTGCAGCCCGAGGCGGTCAGCAAGGCGTTCCGGGAGGCATACGGCGCCCAGAGCAGGCGCTTCCCCAACTACGGCCAGGGCCAGGGCCTGAGCTCCAAGCGGTGGTGGCTGGACGTGGTGAAACAAACCTTCAGGCTCGCGGGCGTGCACGAAGACGGAGTCCTCTCGCTGATGGCCGAAAACCTTTACCGGGACTTCTGCAGCGCGCGcaactgggagctgctgcccggaGCCAGCGAGACCTTGAGCCGGTGCTGCCAGCGCGGCTTGCGCATGGGGGTGGTCTCCAACTTCGACAACCGGCTCGAAGACATCCTGGCGCAGTGCGACCTGCGGCGCCACTTTGAGTTCGTGCTCACCTCAGAGGCCGCGGGCTTCGCCAAGCCGGACGGGAGGATCTTTGAGAAAGCCCTGCGCCTCGGCGGGGTCCTGCCCGAGCAGGCGGCTCACATCGGGGACGACTACACCAGGGATTACAGGGCCGCCCGAGAGGTGGGCATGCACAGCTTTCTGCTCCGCACCGCCGGGCAGGGTGGGCAGCCAGAGGTGCCCCCAGGGCACATCCTGCCCACGCTGAGCCACCTGCTGGCCCTCATCGAGAAGGGGTAG
- the ALAD gene encoding delta-aminolevulinic acid dehydratase has translation MQADSLLHSGYFHPVLRSWQCTATTFDASNLIYPIFVTDSPDAVEPIASLPGQARYGVNKLEGMLRPLVEDGLKCVLIFGVPSKVPKDERGSAADAEDTPAIQAIKKIRSTFPELLIACDVCLCPYTSHGHCGILREDGTIQNEISCQRLAEVALAYAKAGCHIVAPSDMMDGRIGAIKQALISSDMGNKVSVMSYSAKFASCFYGPFRDAAQSKPAFGDRRCYQLPPGARGLALRAVDRDVREGADMLMVKPGMPYLDLVRDVKDRHATHPLAVYHVSGEFAMLWHGAQAGAFSLKAAVMEAMAAFRRAGADAIITYFAPQLLRWLKEEAAAGRA, from the exons ATGCAGGCGGACTCGCTCCTTCACAGTGGCTACTTCCACCCCGTGCTACGCTCTTGGCAGTGCACAGCAACCACCTTCGATGCCTCCAACCTCATCTACCCAATTTTTGTCAC TGACAGCCCTGATGCGGTGGAGCCGATCGCCAGCCTCCCTGGACAAGCCAG GTACGGAGTCAACAAGCTGGAAGGGATGCTGCGGCCCCTTGTCGAGGACGGCCTGAAGTGTGTGCTTATCTTCGGGGTGCCCAGCAAGGTCCCCAAG GATGAGAGAGGCTCTGCCGCTGATGCAGAGGACACGCCTGCCATCCAGGCCATCAAGAAGATCCGCTCCACCTTCCCAGAGCTGCTCATTGCCTGTGATGTCTGCTTGTGCCCTTACACCTCCCACGGGCACTGCG GCATCCTGCGTGAAGATGGCACCATCCAGAACGAGATCAGTTGCCAGCGGCTAGCAGAAGTGGCACTGGCTTACGCCAAAGCAG GCTGCCACATCGTTGCCCCCTCGGACATGATGGATGGGCGCATCGGGGCCATAAAGCAGGCACTGATCTCCAGTGACATGGGCAACAAG GTCTCGGTGATGAGCTACAGCGCCAAGTTTGCTTCATGCTTCTATGGTCCCTTCAG GGATGCTGCGCAATCCAAACCCGCCTTCGGAGACCGGCGATGCTACCAGCTGCCGCCAGGCGCCAGGGGCCTGGCGCTGCGAGCTGTG GACCGGGACGTGCGTGAGGGAGCAGACATGCTGATGGTGAAGCCCGGGATGCCCTACCTGGACCTCGTGCGGGACGTCAAGGACCGA CACGCCACGCACCCGCTGGCGGTGTACCACGTCTCGGGGGAGTTCGCCATGCTGTGGCACGGCGCCCAGGCCGGGGCCTTCAGCCTCAAGGCCGCGGTGATGGAGGCGATGGCCGCCTTCAGGCGCGCAG gggCCGACGCCATCATCACGTACTTCGCGCCGCAGCTGCTGCGCTGGCTgaaggaggaggcggcggcggggcgggcctga